In Urechidicola croceus, a single window of DNA contains:
- a CDS encoding HupE/UreJ family protein, whose amino-acid sequence MNEFLYFFKEGFFHVFDWKAYDHLLFLIVLTVVYSFNDWKKVIWLITLFTIGHSLTLLLSIYDVIRVNTRIVEFLIPLTILIVAIFNVFTAGKTSRDGKNNLNMIFALFFGLIHGLAFAGGFERIVGSNNKLLSLLEFGLGIEASQVVAAIIILFLGFIFQTVFRFSKRDWTLVISSIVIGLVIPMLIANKIW is encoded by the coding sequence ATGAACGAATTTTTATATTTTTTTAAAGAAGGTTTTTTTCATGTCTTTGATTGGAAAGCCTACGACCACCTATTATTTTTAATCGTATTAACTGTAGTTTATTCTTTTAATGATTGGAAAAAAGTTATTTGGTTAATTACACTATTTACAATTGGACACTCTTTAACTTTATTGTTGTCAATTTACGATGTTATAAGAGTAAACACAAGAATCGTAGAATTTTTAATTCCATTAACAATTTTAATAGTGGCTATTTTTAATGTTTTTACAGCAGGTAAAACATCTAGAGATGGAAAGAATAATTTGAACATGATATTTGCATTGTTTTTTGGGCTCATACATGGATTGGCATTTGCAGGTGGATTTGAAAGGATAGTTGGAAGTAATAATAAATTGCTTTCGCTCTTAGAATTTGGCTTAGGTATTGAAGCCTCTCAAGTTGTTGCTGCAATAATTATCCTATTTTTAGGTTTTATATTTCAAACAGTTTTTAGGTTTTCAAAAAGGGATTGGACATTAGTAATTTCTTCAATAGTTATAGGGCTTGTGATTCCAATGCTTA